GcctctctttttatttttttatcccccccccccccacgACGTCGCACCCCACATCTACACTTTCACATCCCGATCCGTGTGGACAATTACCATCTTGTCCCATCTCAGTCTGAGCCTTGAAGCACCTCGGGCTTtgtctctcctcttcacttTGTCAATACATCACGACCCTGCTGTTGCAGACGTGATCACACTCTCTAGGTCATAGCCTTTGCGACCAGGTTGCAAGAACTGAAAACGTTCCTTGCCCTCTTCGCTAATTGCGCGCAACCGACATCGTTGAAACCGACCAAGACCGGAACGAAGCGATACCCGCCGACCCCGTCATCGTCACACATCGAGTCATTGCGCTATTGTAGACAACaatagaaaaaaagaagctgTCGTGAAGTGAAAGAAGTCTTCGGTCttctaaaactataataacttGATCGATATATCGAATATCGACTCAGGAAAAAAGGCCACTGTCTTTCTACCATTTTCCAAATCGTTCCGCATCGAATCTTTGAGTTCGTCGCTTTTTTAAAGAACAAAAATTTGCTGGGCCAGTTTCTTTGTAGGGGACACATTCACTTGTTTCTCTCCCGCTATTGGTAGGTGGCCTCTCTGATTCACTGCACAGCCCCGCCACCCCCGCCTACAAAAGGCCTACTTCTCCTCCCTTCTTTTAACTTCACTCTCGCAACACCACAACGGCGCTGCATTTGTGTTACCCGttgcatcatcaccatcgcaTCTACCTTCCAGGGTAGGATGCACACTCTTTTCTTTGATGCGCGGTGCTAACTCGGGTCCTGTTCTAGATCTGTTCAGCGATTTTTTATAACCGTTGACACATCTCGATACCGACTCCAATCATGGAAGGCATCCAGACACACCCATCGAACGCGGCGCAAGCTAAGGCGTTCACGGCGCCAGGATCGCTGTCGTTTCCTGGAGCTACCAACGAGCTGACACCTCCGCCCGTCGGCACCGGTGATGCTGCTCAGCGACCTGCCCTCAACGGCCAGCAGGCGGCAAATGGCAATGGGGTGGCACCCGCAACGCCTGTCGCGACGCCTGCTGCTACTCAAGGACCTAGTGGAATTACTCCCACTCTACAGTATGTATCCTCCTGAGTGACCTTTTTATGCTCAGCGAGGCTTATCTGGCAAACTTCAAAGGAACATCGTGGCTACAGTGAACTTGGACTGCCGCTTGgacctcaagaccatcgcTCTGCATGCTCGTAACGCAGAGTACAACCCCAAGGTACTACAGATCTGACGTGCATACTGAGTTAGAAACACGTTGCTAACAGAAAAAGCGTTTCGCCGCTGTCATCATGCGAATCCGCGAACCCAAGACAACCGCTCTGATCTTCGCTTCCGGCAAGATGGTCGTCACTGGTGCGAAGTCTGAAGACGATTCGAAGCTCGCTTCAAGAAAGTACGCTCGTATCATTCAGAAGCTTGGATTCAATGCCAAGTTCACCGAC
The window above is part of the Fusarium musae strain F31 chromosome 6, whole genome shotgun sequence genome. Proteins encoded here:
- a CDS encoding hypothetical protein (BUSCO:EOG09264HTG) — its product is MEGIQTHPSNAAQAKAFTAPGSLSFPGATNELTPPPVGTGDAAQRPALNGQQAANGNGVAPATPVATPAATQGPSGITPTLQNIVATVNLDCRLDLKTIALHARNAEYNPKKKRFAAVIMRIREPKTTALIFASGKMVVTGAKSEDDSKLASRKYARIIQKLGFNAKFTDFKIQNIVGSCDIKFPIRLEGLASRHHNFSSYEPELFPGLIYRMIKPKIVLLIFVSGKIVLTGAKVREEIYQAFEMIYPVLQDFRKV